The proteins below are encoded in one region of Cololabis saira isolate AMF1-May2022 chromosome 11, fColSai1.1, whole genome shotgun sequence:
- the mrps18c gene encoding 28S ribosomal protein S18c, mitochondrial, translated as MLFVRSLQRLKPALYLHTNTGYRSLTSLAQHEHDKFVKMENPYKEPQSTCVLCNVTVDYKNTQLLSQFISPHTGRIYGRHITGLCGRKQKEVSKAIKKAHSMGFMSVTHKHPEFMKDPNICGVKHLS; from the exons ATGTTGTTCGTGAGGAGCCTGCAGCGACTAAAACCTGCTCTGTATCTCCACACAAACACAG GTTACAGGAGTCTCACCTCACTGGCTCAACATGAACACGACAAG TTTGTGAAAATGGAGAATCCTTACAAAGAGCCTCAGAGCACCTGTGTGCTCTGCAACGTCACTGTGGACTACAAAAACACCCAG CTGCTGTCTCAGTTCATCTCTCCACACACAGGCAGGATTTACGGCCGACACATCACAG GTCTGTGTGGGAGGAAGCAGAAGGAAGTCTCCAAAGCCATTAAGAAAGCTCACTCCATGG GTTTCATGTCGGTGACCCACAAACATCCAGAGTTCATGAAGGATCCGAACATCTGCGGCGTCAAACATCTGAGTTAG